A single genomic interval of Armigeres subalbatus isolate Guangzhou_Male chromosome 1, GZ_Asu_2, whole genome shotgun sequence harbors:
- the LOC134206133 gene encoding uncharacterized protein K02A2.6-like → MHYVRDCTYTKHVCRDCKQTGHKEGRKFLTVDINGSQVTLQLDIASDITIVSKKQWKKNLGSPTLTPTTRTARIASGDAFHLLGELRYPIKLGGVTKTATFYVTNNCINLIGLDWIELFKLWDTPLPATTSTLPMVNQVQVQERPRTLLEDEGPTLSQWAPIVVVKKPGGKVRICADYSTGLNAALEHNNYPLPVPDEIFTKLNGCRYFSVVDLSDAYLQVEVDDDSKQLLTINTHRGLFRFNRLAPGVKSAPGAFQQLMNSMVANLERVDTFLDDIFVASKTEEEHHKMLNALFQRLKVYGFVLREEKCNILQP, encoded by the exons ATGCACTACGTCCGGGACTGCACCTATACGAAGCACGTCTGTCGGGACTGCAAGCAAACCGGCCACAAAGAAGG ACGGAAGTTCCTAACGGTGGATATCAACGGGTCTCAAGTCACTCTGCAGTTGGACATCGCGTCCGACATCACCATCGTTTCGAAGAAGCAGTGGAAGAAGAACCTGGGCTCGCCAACGCTGACTCCCACAACACGGACTGCCCGGATTGCGTCGGGTGACGCTTTTCATCTACTTGGTGAACTCCGATACCCAATCAAACTCGGAGGTGTCACCAAAACCGCAACTTTCTACGTGACCAACAACTGCATCAACCTGATTGGTCTGGACTGGATCGAGCTGTTCAAGCTGTGGGACACCCCGCTACCTGCAACCACGTCCACGTTGCCGATGGTCAATCAAGTCCAAGTTCAAGAACGGCCTCGGACACTGCTAGAAGATGAAGGTCCGACTCTATCTCAA TGGGCTCCGATCGTCGTAGTGAAGAAGCCCGGAGGAAAAGTACGAATCTGTGCCGATTACTCAACTGGACTGAACGCTGCCCTGGAGCACAACAATTACCCGCTACCGGTCCCTGATGAAATCTTTACCAAGCTCAATGGGTGCCGGTATTTCAGCGTCGTCGACCTAAGTGACGCCTATCTTCAAGTGGAAGTTGACGACGACTCGAAGCAGCTGCTCACAATCAACACGCATCGAGGTCTCTTCCGCTTCAACCGGCTCGCACCAGGAGTAAAATCCGCTCCCGGGGCCTTCCAGCAGTTGATGAACAGCATGGTTGCCAATCTCGAAAGAGTGGACACGTTTCTGGACGACATCTTCGTGGCCAGCAAAACCGAAGAGGAGCACCACAAGATGCTCAACGCACTGTTTCAACGCCTTAAAGTCTACGGTTTCGTTCTGAGGGAAGAAAAGTGCAACATTCTGCAGCCGTAG